Proteins from a genomic interval of Phaeobacter gallaeciensis DSM 26640:
- a CDS encoding membrane dipeptidase, translating into MRSGFRIDGLQYANWSEKIFRQLRDGGVDAIHVTIAYHENFRETVLNFEKWNRWFEQYPDLIMKGLWASDIDKARETGRTAVFFGFQNPSPIEDDIGLVEIVHTLGARFMQLTYNNQSLLATGCYEAEDTGITRMGKQVIKEMNRVGLVVDMSHSADRSTIEAADLSERPIAITHANPHDWSPALRNKKDDVIRAVTSNGGMFGFSVYPHHLKDKSACTLQSFCEMIARTADRYGVQHLGIGTDLCQDQPDSIVEWMRVGRWTKEIDYGEGSKSAPGFPPMPSWFEDNRDFGNIEDGLRNVGMNEQEVAAVMGDNWHRFFDENFGPKAGS; encoded by the coding sequence ATGCGGTCCGGGTTCCGGATTGACGGGCTGCAATACGCCAACTGGTCGGAGAAGATCTTTCGCCAGCTGCGTGACGGGGGCGTGGATGCAATCCACGTCACCATCGCCTATCACGAGAATTTTCGTGAAACGGTTCTGAACTTTGAGAAGTGGAACCGCTGGTTTGAGCAGTATCCTGATCTGATCATGAAGGGTCTTTGGGCCTCGGACATCGATAAGGCGCGGGAGACCGGGCGCACGGCGGTGTTCTTTGGGTTCCAGAACCCCTCACCGATCGAAGATGATATCGGCCTGGTCGAAATCGTTCACACTCTGGGCGCACGGTTCATGCAGCTGACCTATAACAATCAGTCGCTGCTGGCGACCGGCTGTTATGAGGCTGAGGACACCGGCATCACCCGCATGGGCAAGCAGGTCATCAAGGAGATGAACCGCGTCGGTCTGGTGGTGGATATGAGCCATTCCGCGGATCGTTCAACGATTGAGGCGGCGGACCTGTCAGAACGCCCGATTGCCATCACCCATGCCAATCCGCATGACTGGTCCCCTGCCCTGCGGAACAAGAAAGACGACGTGATCCGCGCGGTCACGTCCAATGGCGGGATGTTCGGCTTCTCCGTTTATCCGCATCACCTGAAAGACAAATCCGCCTGCACGTTGCAAAGCTTCTGCGAGATGATTGCGCGGACCGCGGATCGATATGGTGTGCAACATCTCGGCATTGGCACAGACCTTTGCCAGGATCAGCCCGACAGCATCGTCGAGTGGATGCGTGTTGGTCGCTGGACCAAGGAAATCGACTACGGCGAGGGTTCAAAATCCGCGCCCGGTTTCCCGCCGATGCCCAGCTGGTTTGAGGACAACCGTGACTTTGGAAACATCGAAGACGGGCTGCGCAATGTTGGAATGAACGAACAAGAGGTCGCCGCTGTCATGGGGGACAATTGGCACCGCTTCTTTGATGAGAATTTTGGCCCGAAGGCAGGGAGCTGA
- a CDS encoding aldehyde dehydrogenase family protein produces the protein MTDIQKNLIAGEWLAGESEVENRNPSDLSDLVGVFAQASADQLEATLDQAQVAQREWAAYGLERKQAVLNAIGNEMMARAEELGTLLSREEGKPLAEGKGEVYRAGQFFTYYAAECLRQIGENADSVRPDIEVDVRREAVGTVAIISPWNFPTATASWKIAPALCYGNAVVWKPANITPASAVALAEIIERQDIPKGLFSLVMGSGRSIGQRLVESPKVNAISFTGSVPVGKGIAAAAIQNLTKVQMEMGSKNALAVMDDADLDLAVTLALGGAFGGTGQKCTASSRLVVHAGVHDAFVEKLIAGAQAMKVGHALEAGVQMGPVVSEQQLTENLAYVDLGKTEGAELACGGQRLEMPHQGFYMSPGVFLNSTNDMRINREEMFAPLTSVIKVGSYDEALSVVNDTNFGLTSGIVTKSLARATHFRRNARTGVVTVNLPTAGTDYHVPFGGRGDSSYGPREQGKAAAEFYTTVKTAYISAGPV, from the coding sequence ATGACTGATATCCAAAAGAACCTGATCGCCGGTGAATGGCTTGCTGGTGAGAGCGAAGTTGAAAACCGGAACCCGTCTGACCTGAGCGATCTGGTCGGTGTCTTTGCCCAGGCGAGCGCCGATCAGCTGGAGGCGACACTGGATCAGGCGCAGGTGGCACAGCGTGAATGGGCCGCTTACGGTCTGGAGCGCAAACAAGCGGTGCTGAATGCCATCGGCAATGAAATGATGGCCCGCGCCGAGGAACTGGGCACGCTGCTCAGCCGTGAGGAAGGCAAACCGCTGGCCGAGGGTAAGGGTGAAGTCTACCGCGCCGGTCAGTTCTTCACCTATTATGCTGCCGAGTGTCTGCGCCAGATCGGTGAGAACGCGGATTCTGTACGCCCCGATATTGAGGTCGACGTCCGCCGTGAGGCTGTCGGAACCGTTGCGATTATCAGCCCCTGGAACTTCCCCACAGCGACCGCATCGTGGAAAATTGCCCCGGCGCTTTGCTATGGCAACGCGGTGGTCTGGAAACCTGCAAACATCACCCCGGCATCGGCTGTTGCGCTGGCGGAGATCATTGAGCGGCAGGACATCCCAAAAGGTCTGTTCTCCCTCGTGATGGGCTCGGGCCGGTCCATCGGCCAGCGTCTGGTCGAAAGCCCCAAGGTGAATGCCATTTCGTTTACCGGCTCGGTGCCGGTGGGCAAAGGTATTGCTGCTGCCGCCATCCAGAACCTGACCAAGGTACAGATGGAAATGGGCTCCAAGAACGCGCTGGCCGTGATGGATGACGCAGATCTGGATCTGGCCGTGACGCTGGCGCTTGGTGGTGCCTTTGGCGGTACCGGTCAGAAATGCACGGCCTCCTCGCGACTGGTGGTCCATGCCGGTGTTCATGACGCCTTCGTGGAGAAACTGATCGCAGGGGCACAAGCGATGAAAGTGGGCCACGCACTGGAAGCAGGCGTGCAGATGGGTCCAGTGGTCAGCGAACAACAGCTAACTGAAAACCTCGCCTATGTTGATCTTGGCAAGACGGAAGGTGCTGAACTGGCCTGCGGGGGGCAACGTCTGGAGATGCCGCATCAAGGTTTCTACATGTCCCCGGGCGTGTTCCTGAACAGCACCAACGACATGCGTATCAACCGTGAGGAAATGTTCGCGCCGCTGACATCGGTGATCAAGGTTGGCAGCTATGATGAGGCGCTTTCGGTGGTCAATGACACCAACTTTGGCCTGACCTCGGGGATCGTCACCAAATCACTGGCCCGCGCCACCCATTTCCGCCGCAACGCGCGCACCGGTGTTGTGACTGTAAACCTGCCGACCGCTGGCACGGACTACCACGTGCCCTTCGGTGGTCGCGGCGATAGCTCTTATGGCCCGCGCGAACAGGGTAAGGCGGCGGCGGAATTCTATACCACCGTCAAAACCGCCTATATCAGCGCAGGCCCGGTTTGA
- a CDS encoding LysR family transcriptional regulator, producing MALKIELLRGFAAVARSGNLSDAAGILGRTPSAVSMMLKQLETHLGEPLFETDRKNRLTALGAFVLEQAERELQQYDTMVKAIEGYAKATHGHVRIATVPSVAGTVMPLVFSRHISDFEHVDIELRDMDSISVLHELSRERIDIGIATLGQNSSGLHSQHLLSDAFGVICTRNHPLAQERGKIDWDMLRDERLIANSLSAGINAEPSRILHDKALLKAQNLTSIMAMVRAEIGVTILPEMAARAANAPELVFCQLADSRATRQIHLLRKTDTALSPAARLLEKHILTCAAELTEGGLS from the coding sequence ATGGCGCTTAAAATTGAGTTGCTTCGCGGATTTGCCGCAGTTGCCCGAAGCGGGAACCTAAGTGACGCAGCCGGCATTCTGGGGCGCACACCGTCTGCGGTGTCGATGATGCTGAAACAGTTGGAGACGCATCTGGGCGAACCGCTGTTCGAAACCGATCGAAAGAACCGCCTGACGGCGCTGGGGGCCTTTGTGCTGGAACAGGCCGAGCGCGAGTTGCAGCAATACGACACAATGGTCAAAGCGATTGAAGGCTATGCCAAAGCCACACATGGACATGTGCGGATTGCAACCGTTCCATCAGTTGCAGGCACCGTGATGCCTTTGGTATTTTCAAGGCATATCAGTGATTTCGAGCATGTTGACATTGAGCTTCGTGATATGGATTCCATATCTGTCCTACATGAATTGTCCCGTGAGCGTATCGACATCGGGATTGCCACACTGGGCCAAAACAGCTCCGGCCTGCACAGCCAGCACCTGCTCTCGGATGCCTTTGGGGTGATCTGCACCCGCAATCACCCATTGGCGCAGGAACGTGGAAAAATCGACTGGGATATGCTGCGGGATGAGCGTTTGATCGCCAACAGCCTGTCCGCGGGGATCAATGCCGAGCCGTCCCGGATATTGCACGATAAGGCGCTGTTAAAGGCGCAGAACCTGACCTCCATCATGGCGATGGTGCGGGCAGAAATTGGCGTCACTATTTTGCCTGAGATGGCCGCACGGGCTGCAAATGCGCCGGAGCTGGTGTTCTGTCAGCTGGCTGATTCGCGGGCCACACGTCAGATCCATCTGCTGCGCAAAACTGATACCGCCCTGTCGCCGGCCGCGCGATTGCTGGAAAAACACATTCTCACCTGTGCTGCAGAACTCACCGAAGGAGGCCTGTCATGA
- a CDS encoding GlxA family transcriptional regulator, protein MTRTDAPLTLGILIFPGFPMACLTSCIEPLRAANEIAGKEAFRWTVVAETADPVASSAGVSFGPDTVLADLAEHDFLFFTAGPNARFDQPARANAALQRITRSKTRLGAFSGGVFPLARTGLVAGQPLSVHWCYEAAFEAEFPDIEPQSTVICDEGSFVTISGATAVFDYMLTLIEEHLGGDIMAEVACWFQHPYVRSAATSQKTPAFSTAKSKDLLPKKVTQAIEHFAEHIEDPIQISDVADAIGVSARSLERSFKEATGQSPLKYYRMMRMNQARQLVLYSSTSVTEIAYMVGYSTPGAFLRIYRESFGVTPINDRRAKNSLRVKSGDALPAG, encoded by the coding sequence ATGACCCGAACCGACGCGCCACTCACACTGGGCATTCTGATCTTTCCCGGTTTCCCAATGGCCTGTCTGACCTCCTGCATCGAACCATTGCGCGCCGCCAATGAAATCGCCGGGAAGGAGGCCTTTCGTTGGACGGTGGTGGCTGAAACCGCAGATCCGGTCGCCTCCTCAGCTGGGGTCAGTTTTGGTCCGGATACCGTGCTGGCGGATCTAGCCGAGCATGATTTTCTGTTTTTTACGGCGGGACCAAATGCGCGGTTTGACCAACCGGCACGGGCCAATGCAGCCTTGCAGCGGATCACCCGGAGCAAGACTAGGCTCGGCGCCTTCAGCGGTGGGGTTTTTCCGCTGGCACGGACAGGTTTGGTGGCGGGTCAACCGCTCTCGGTTCACTGGTGTTACGAGGCCGCATTTGAGGCAGAATTCCCGGACATCGAACCACAAAGCACGGTGATCTGCGACGAAGGTTCCTTTGTAACAATCTCCGGAGCGACAGCGGTGTTTGACTACATGCTCACCTTGATTGAGGAGCATCTCGGCGGGGATATCATGGCTGAGGTTGCCTGTTGGTTTCAGCACCCCTATGTGCGCAGCGCAGCAACTTCTCAGAAAACACCTGCATTTTCAACGGCCAAGAGCAAGGACTTGCTGCCAAAGAAGGTGACCCAAGCGATCGAACATTTCGCGGAACACATCGAAGACCCGATCCAGATCAGTGACGTAGCGGACGCCATCGGGGTGTCCGCCCGGTCGCTGGAACGCAGCTTCAAAGAGGCCACAGGGCAGAGCCCTTTGAAATACTACCGGATGATGCGGATGAATCAGGCGCGGCAGCTGGTGCTGTATTCCAGTACGTCGGTAACAGAGATTGCCTATATGGTCGGCTATAGCACCCCCGGCGCATTCCTGCGGATCTACCGCGAGAGCTTTGGCGTCACGCCGATCAATGACCGGCGCGCCAAGAACTCCTTGCGCGTCAAAAGCGGGGATGCCCTGCCGGCGGGATAG
- a CDS encoding sarcosine oxidase subunit gamma — MHKLSPLTPLGSAFPRIESIGDLTISEVTDRALASVAARKDQEPALRAALAEAYEMELPEVGGSSQADALSVFWTGPDQWMVSGPYDQNELLARDLKQVAGATASVVEQTDGWCRFDVAGAVLSDLFERLSNAPVRDMKPGCVIRGTLEHLGVFLWRLDEDRMAVLGPRSSAASLHHALITAARSLA, encoded by the coding sequence GTGCATAAATTGTCCCCCCTCACCCCGCTTGGCAGTGCTTTCCCCCGGATAGAGTCGATTGGTGATCTGACGATTTCCGAAGTGACGGACCGGGCGCTTGCCTCAGTGGCGGCTCGTAAAGATCAGGAACCAGCGCTGCGGGCAGCTCTTGCAGAGGCCTATGAGATGGAGTTGCCAGAAGTTGGCGGTTCGTCACAGGCTGATGCGCTCTCGGTCTTCTGGACTGGACCGGATCAATGGATGGTCTCAGGGCCATATGATCAAAATGAGCTACTGGCCCGCGATTTGAAACAGGTGGCTGGCGCCACTGCATCGGTGGTGGAACAGACGGATGGCTGGTGTCGGTTCGATGTTGCGGGCGCTGTTCTGAGTGATCTGTTTGAACGGCTCAGCAACGCGCCGGTCCGCGACATGAAACCCGGATGCGTCATTCGCGGCACCTTGGAGCACCTCGGCGTGTTCCTGTGGCGCCTTGACGAGGATCGCATGGCTGTTCTGGGGCCGCGCTCCTCTGCTGCATCCTTGCATCACGCGCTGATCACTGCCGCCCGCTCCCTCGCCTAA
- a CDS encoding sarcosine oxidase subunit alpha family protein produces the protein MSQRSVLKNRLSGGLIDHDASLSFQFDGKTYEGHQGDTLASALLANGVRLMGRSFKYHRPRGVLTAGSEEPNALVELRSGGRQEPNTRATVVELYAGLEAQSQNRWPSLEHDLMAINDRFSNFLTAGFYYKTFMWPKAFWEKLYEPIIRKAAGLGSLTEEADPDAYDKGYLHCDLLVIGAGPTGLAAALTAGRAGAQVILADEDYRLGGRLLSETKALSEMSGTDWVAQTQAELATLPNVRVMPRTTVFGAYDHGIYGAVERNADHLPAPASGKSRQTLWRIYSKRALIATGAIERPIAFENNDRPGVMLAGAARAYANRWAAAPGQSVVVFANNDNAHLTAQDLMAKGIEVRAIIDVRPDAPALAGTEVLAGAEIIETKGRLGLSSVTVRLANGQTRSISCDALAMSGGWNPNLGLTCHQRGRPVWNDAIQSFVPGDGLPTGQLVAGAAAGEMTTAQALKGGAERAAEALGDLGISAAAIDLPQAEDAPVNLTPFWHVEGAKRAWLDFQNDVTVKDVKLAHQENFTSVEHLKRYTTLGMATDQGKTSNLGALAVMAELTGKSIPDTGTTIFRPPYTPVAMGALAGRAVGKDFHPTRLTPSHKWAEEQGAVFVEVGNWLRAQWFPRDGETHWRQSVDREVLQTRNSVGICDVTTLGKIDVQGADAATFLNTIYANGFAKLPVGKVRYGLMLREDGIAYDDGTAARLAEDHFVVTTTTANAVLVYRNMEFVRQCLCPDLDVQLISTTEAWAQYAVAGPNARKLLQKIVDPAFDISNEAFPFMGCGEITVCGGCRARLFRISFSGELAYEIAVPTRYGDALMREMMAAGEEFDVTPYGTEALGVMRIEKGHAAGNELNGTTSALNLGLGRMVSTKKDCIGNVLSRRDGMNTEDALNLVGVRPVNSIDSVPAGGHLMASDGPVDAAHDQGYVTSAAYSPILQSAIGLAFVKAGSNRMGERLRLVNPLENQIVLVEIVSPHFVDPEGEKLRA, from the coding sequence ATGAGCCAGAGATCCGTATTGAAAAATCGACTCTCGGGCGGCCTTATCGACCACGATGCATCGCTGTCGTTCCAGTTTGATGGCAAGACCTATGAGGGCCATCAGGGGGATACGCTGGCATCAGCGCTGCTGGCCAATGGTGTTCGGCTGATGGGCCGGTCCTTCAAATACCATCGGCCGCGCGGTGTGCTGACCGCAGGCAGCGAGGAACCCAACGCACTGGTTGAGCTGCGCTCTGGCGGGCGTCAGGAACCTAATACCCGCGCCACCGTTGTGGAGCTATATGCGGGGCTGGAGGCCCAATCGCAGAACCGCTGGCCATCGCTTGAGCATGATTTGATGGCGATCAATGACCGGTTTTCGAATTTCCTGACCGCAGGGTTTTACTACAAGACTTTCATGTGGCCGAAGGCGTTCTGGGAAAAACTCTATGAACCGATCATTCGTAAGGCCGCAGGGCTTGGCAGTCTGACCGAGGAGGCAGATCCTGATGCTTATGACAAGGGATACCTGCATTGTGATCTGCTGGTCATCGGCGCGGGACCGACGGGGCTGGCGGCGGCGCTGACCGCTGGCCGGGCTGGCGCGCAGGTCATCTTGGCGGATGAGGACTATCGCCTCGGCGGGCGCCTGCTAAGCGAAACCAAGGCGCTGTCGGAAATGTCTGGCACCGATTGGGTAGCGCAGACACAGGCGGAGCTGGCTACGCTGCCAAACGTCCGCGTCATGCCACGGACAACCGTGTTTGGCGCCTATGATCATGGGATCTATGGTGCGGTGGAGCGCAATGCCGATCACCTGCCCGCGCCAGCATCAGGGAAATCACGGCAGACGCTTTGGCGGATCTATTCCAAACGGGCGCTGATTGCGACCGGTGCTATTGAGCGTCCGATCGCCTTTGAAAACAACGACCGCCCCGGTGTGATGCTGGCAGGTGCCGCGCGCGCCTATGCCAACCGCTGGGCGGCGGCACCTGGTCAGTCGGTTGTGGTATTCGCCAACAACGACAATGCACATCTCACCGCGCAGGATCTCATGGCGAAAGGGATTGAGGTACGCGCAATCATCGATGTGCGCCCCGATGCACCTGCCCTAGCCGGGACTGAGGTTCTGGCTGGTGCGGAAATTATCGAAACCAAAGGTCGCCTTGGCCTGTCCTCCGTCACCGTGCGTCTGGCAAACGGGCAAACACGCAGCATTTCCTGCGATGCATTGGCCATGTCGGGTGGCTGGAACCCCAATCTGGGCCTGACGTGTCATCAACGGGGCCGCCCGGTCTGGAATGACGCGATCCAGTCCTTTGTACCGGGGGATGGGCTGCCGACAGGTCAACTGGTCGCCGGGGCGGCTGCGGGGGAGATGACCACCGCACAAGCTTTGAAAGGCGGTGCAGAGCGCGCCGCTGAGGCGCTTGGTGATCTCGGCATCTCAGCCGCGGCTATCGACCTCCCGCAAGCCGAAGACGCCCCGGTGAACCTGACCCCCTTCTGGCATGTCGAAGGAGCCAAACGCGCCTGGCTTGATTTTCAGAACGATGTGACCGTGAAGGATGTCAAACTCGCCCATCAGGAGAACTTCACCTCGGTGGAGCATCTGAAGCGCTATACCACGCTGGGCATGGCCACGGATCAGGGGAAAACCTCGAATCTCGGCGCCTTGGCGGTGATGGCGGAGCTGACCGGCAAATCTATTCCGGACACCGGCACTACGATTTTTCGCCCCCCCTACACGCCCGTTGCGATGGGTGCGCTGGCGGGCCGTGCTGTTGGCAAGGATTTTCATCCGACCCGCCTCACACCCAGCCACAAATGGGCTGAGGAACAAGGCGCTGTTTTTGTCGAGGTTGGCAACTGGCTGCGGGCGCAGTGGTTCCCCCGTGATGGTGAGACCCATTGGCGCCAGTCTGTGGACCGCGAAGTCCTGCAAACCCGCAATTCCGTTGGCATCTGTGATGTAACCACATTGGGAAAGATCGATGTGCAGGGTGCGGATGCTGCGACCTTCCTCAACACGATCTACGCCAATGGGTTTGCCAAACTCCCGGTGGGCAAAGTTCGCTATGGTTTGATGCTGCGCGAGGACGGCATTGCCTACGACGATGGCACCGCCGCGCGGCTGGCCGAGGACCATTTTGTCGTCACAACCACCACGGCCAATGCTGTTCTGGTCTATCGCAACATGGAGTTTGTGCGTCAGTGTCTCTGCCCTGATCTGGACGTGCAACTGATTTCAACAACCGAAGCCTGGGCGCAATACGCTGTCGCCGGTCCCAATGCACGCAAGCTGCTGCAAAAGATCGTCGACCCGGCGTTCGATATCTCCAACGAGGCGTTCCCATTTATGGGCTGCGGTGAAATCACGGTCTGCGGGGGATGCCGGGCTCGGCTGTTCCGCATCTCTTTCTCTGGTGAGCTGGCTTATGAAATCGCGGTGCCGACCCGTTATGGTGATGCCCTGATGCGCGAGATGATGGCCGCAGGGGAAGAATTCGATGTGACACCCTATGGCACCGAAGCGCTCGGCGTGATGCGGATCGAAAAAGGGCATGCCGCAGGCAATGAGTTAAACGGAACCACATCTGCGCTGAACTTGGGTCTCGGCCGCATGGTCTCGACCAAGAAAGATTGCATCGGCAATGTACTGAGCCGTCGCGACGGTATGAACACAGAAGATGCGCTGAACCTCGTCGGGGTCCGGCCTGTGAACAGCATCGACAGCGTTCCTGCGGGTGGGCACCTGATGGCAAGCGATGGGCCGGTCGATGCGGCGCATGATCAGGGATATGTGACCTCTGCTGCCTATTCACCCATCTTGCAAAGCGCAATCGGACTGGCCTTTGTCAAAGCCGGATCGAACCGGATGGGCGAGCGGCTGCGTCTCGTGAACCCACTGGAAAACCAAATCGTTCTGGTTGAGATTGTCAGCCCTCATTTTGTAGATCCCGAAGGGGAGAAGCTCCGTGCATAA
- a CDS encoding sarcosine oxidase subunit delta, with amino-acid sequence MIINHPLLGPRDAQEFTYLGDAGLMNRPYWLSETALQQFHDYLYLRKNPAGEHRELWFHEQGDRSWLVVTRNTTTHEILRVELARDVALANKAANTSQEPQQ; translated from the coding sequence ATGATTATCAACCATCCGCTGCTTGGGCCCCGCGATGCGCAGGAGTTCACCTATTTGGGCGACGCAGGCCTGATGAACCGTCCCTACTGGCTGTCAGAAACAGCCCTGCAGCAGTTCCACGACTATCTGTATCTGCGCAAAAACCCGGCGGGCGAACATCGCGAGCTGTGGTTCCACGAACAGGGTGACCGGTCCTGGCTGGTGGTCACCCGTAATACCACGACCCATGAGATCCTGAGGGTCGAACTTGCCCGGGATGTGGCGCTTGCCAACAAGGCGGCAAATACCTCGCAGGAGCCGCAGCAATGA
- a CDS encoding sarcosine oxidase subunit beta family protein, with protein sequence MRYSAFGLIKEALSGHKGWRPQWRDAAPQAAYDYVIIGGGGHGLATAYYLAKEFGGARIAVLEKGWIGGGNVGRNTTIIRSNYLLDGNEPFYEFSLKLWENLEQDLNYNAMVSQRGILNLIHSDAQRDAARRRGNAMILNGSDAELLDADGVRAMYPFLNFDDARFPIKGGLLHRRGGTVRHDAVAWGYARGADLRGVDIIQNCEVTGLRIESGKVLGVETSRGYIGAGKVGVSVAGNSSRLMALAGMRLPIESHVLQAFVSEGLKPFIPGVITYGAGHFYCSQSDKGGLVFGGDIDMYNSYAQRGNLPVVEDVIESGMSLIPALGRARLLRSWGGIMDMSMDGSPFIDKTHIEGLYFNGGWCYGGFKATPAAGYCFAHLLKTDRPHETATAYRLDRFMSGHMIDEKGQGAQPNLH encoded by the coding sequence ATGCGATATTCTGCGTTTGGACTGATCAAGGAAGCCCTCAGCGGGCACAAGGGTTGGCGCCCTCAATGGCGTGATGCTGCGCCGCAGGCGGCCTATGATTATGTGATCATTGGCGGTGGCGGGCATGGTCTTGCGACAGCCTATTATCTGGCCAAGGAGTTCGGTGGCGCGCGGATCGCGGTGCTGGAGAAAGGATGGATCGGCGGTGGCAATGTTGGCCGCAACACCACCATCATCCGCTCCAACTACCTGCTGGATGGCAATGAGCCGTTTTATGAGTTTTCTCTGAAACTCTGGGAGAACCTTGAACAGGATCTCAATTATAACGCCATGGTCAGCCAGCGCGGTATTTTGAACCTGATCCATAGCGATGCACAGCGCGACGCCGCCCGTCGGCGCGGCAATGCGATGATCCTCAACGGGTCCGACGCCGAGCTTTTGGACGCGGATGGCGTACGCGCAATGTATCCGTTCCTGAACTTTGATGACGCACGTTTTCCTATTAAAGGCGGCCTTTTGCATCGGCGCGGCGGCACGGTGCGCCATGATGCGGTGGCCTGGGGCTATGCCCGTGGAGCCGATCTGCGTGGCGTTGATATCATCCAGAATTGCGAAGTCACCGGCCTGCGTATCGAAAGCGGCAAAGTGCTGGGCGTTGAAACCTCCCGTGGGTATATCGGGGCAGGCAAGGTCGGTGTGTCGGTCGCCGGCAATTCCAGCCGTCTGATGGCGCTTGCAGGTATGCGCCTGCCGATCGAGAGCCACGTCTTGCAAGCCTTTGTTTCAGAAGGGCTGAAGCCCTTCATTCCCGGTGTGATCACCTATGGTGCCGGACATTTCTATTGCAGCCAGTCTGACAAGGGAGGGCTGGTCTTTGGCGGTGACATCGACATGTATAACTCCTACGCGCAGCGCGGGAATTTGCCGGTGGTCGAGGATGTTATCGAAAGCGGTATGTCGCTGATCCCGGCACTTGGACGGGCGCGGCTGCTGCGCAGCTGGGGCGGTATCATGGATATGTCGATGGATGGCTCCCCCTTCATCGACAAGACCCATATCGAGGGCCTCTATTTCAACGGCGGGTGGTGCTACGGCGGGTTCAAGGCCACGCCGGCAGCCGGCTATTGCTTTGCGCATCTTCTGAAAACCGATCGTCCGCACGAGACCGCGACCGCTTACCGGCTGGATCGTTTTATGTCCGGTCACATGATCGACGAAAAGGGCCAAGGCGCCCAACCGAACCTGCACTGA
- a CDS encoding c-type cytochrome: MRLIQGLLLSGLLSFPAVALAEGDPEKGEKVFRKCRACHAVGPESKDKTGPALNGILGAAAGASADFKYSKALQNAAAEGLVWDEESLTAFLTKPRDFLKGTRMSFSGLRKEADIANIIAYLGQN; this comes from the coding sequence ATGCGTTTGATCCAAGGTTTGTTACTCTCTGGCCTGCTGAGTTTCCCAGCGGTGGCTCTGGCGGAAGGGGACCCTGAAAAAGGGGAAAAGGTGTTTCGCAAATGCCGCGCCTGCCATGCGGTTGGCCCTGAATCCAAAGACAAAACCGGCCCGGCCCTTAACGGCATCCTTGGCGCAGCGGCCGGCGCATCAGCGGATTTCAAGTATTCCAAGGCTCTACAAAACGCGGCGGCAGAAGGTCTTGTCTGGGATGAAGAATCCCTCACGGCCTTTCTGACCAAGCCACGTGACTTTCTCAAGGGAACAAGGATGTCCTTTAGCGGTCTGCGTAAAGAAGCAGATATTGCCAATATCATCGCCTATCTCGGGCAGAACTAG
- the pqqA gene encoding pyrroloquinoline quinone precursor peptide PqqA: MAWSKPKAREIKCGMEINMYGPGEDDERDTGREVI, from the coding sequence ATGGCATGGAGCAAGCCCAAAGCCCGGGAAATCAAGTGTGGTATGGAAATCAACATGTACGGCCCCGGTGAAGACGATGAGCGCGATACCGGTCGTGAAGTGATCTGA